In bacterium, one DNA window encodes the following:
- a CDS encoding type II toxin-antitoxin system RelE/ParE family toxin, with amino-acid sequence MKILYRELFLKDLKELKKQPIYKQIVELAFTTLPKVKTLREVWGIKAMKRYPKRYRIRVGNYRIGIEVKDDTIEIMRVLHRGEFYRYFP; translated from the coding sequence GTGAAAATTCTGTATCGTGAATTGTTTCTGAAAGACCTTAAAGAGCTAAAAAAGCAACCTATTTACAAGCAGATTGTTGAACTTGCTTTTACAACTTTACCAAAGGTTAAAACATTACGAGAGGTCTGGGGTATTAAAGCGATGAAGAGATATCCAAAACGTTATCGTATTCGTGTCGGTAACTATCGCATAGGAATAGAAGTCAAAGATGATACTATTGAAATAATGCGGGTTTTACATAGAGGAGAATTTTATCGATATTTCCCTTAG
- a CDS encoding methyltransferase domain-containing protein, translated as METPAQHCLIKQLIRVLKKEKEDTPRILNIGAGKSLFIENHLIHAGCNYICDRIDINDCALVHPCVDKCWQCSIESTFPVESNKYLAVFASYVLEHIRDLNKTSREIYRVLKPSGIFIASIPNPTAPEFILSKLTPLWFHKMVRGKESWKTYYIYGSIGELVKIFESVGFRLIDIKYYSFVELYLHRFVLLDILGRLYDKIISTMNIKRLMGNVCVTFEKLVS; from the coding sequence ATGGAAACACCTGCTCAACACTGTCTTATAAAACAACTCATTAGAGTTTTAAAGAAAGAGAAAGAAGATACTCCTCGAATCTTGAATATTGGTGCTGGTAAAAGTCTTTTTATTGAAAACCATCTAATTCATGCTGGATGCAATTATATTTGTGACCGGATTGATATAAATGATTGTGCATTAGTTCATCCATGTGTAGATAAATGTTGGCAGTGCTCGATTGAATCGACATTTCCAGTAGAATCAAACAAATATCTGGCAGTATTTGCTAGCTATGTATTAGAACATATTAGAGACTTAAACAAAACTTCTCGTGAAATTTATCGAGTTTTAAAACCATCCGGTATTTTTATCGCATCTATTCCAAATCCTACTGCACCAGAATTTATCCTGTCAAAATTAACACCTTTATGGTTTCATAAAATGGTAAGAGGTAAAGAATCATGGAAAACTTACTATATATACGGCAGTATTGGAGAATTAGTTAAGATATTTGAGTCAGTGGGGTTCCGTTTAATTGATATAAAATACTACTCATTTGTCGAACTCTATCTCCATAGATTTGTTCTTCTGGACATATTGGGCAGACTCTACGACAAAATTATTTCCACTATGAATATCAAAAGATTGATGGGCAATGTATGTGTTACATTTGAGAAATTGGTGTCATGA
- a CDS encoding radical SAM/SPASM domain-containing protein, with product MILNYKLKKKLIFHMPRDVWVEPTNYCNLRCIMCPQGIDEVGEKGFMDLNLFKSIIDQCASFQPTIHLFMGGESLLHKDILTMIEYVKNKGLSSVLATNAILLDSSLSLKLMNSGIDYLVFSFDGYDETSYNNIRIGGDFSKTLGNIIGFLRLKKEMRKEKPKITLYSLALAPEKILKEEMREYKKFHENFSNLPVDNFIVGEAEAWAGKFYGTTKFKVRKPGPHFIPCPRLWKDMAIRWDGKVVPCCADLKGDLILGEVDKTRLEEIWNGERLVSLRGLMVEGRHQEIALCRNCNEPYPSSNMMKWGLPYDYIPGPILKILRI from the coding sequence ATGATTCTAAACTATAAGCTCAAGAAGAAACTAATCTTCCATATGCCACGAGATGTGTGGGTCGAGCCTACCAACTATTGCAATCTCCGATGCATTATGTGCCCACAAGGGATAGATGAGGTTGGTGAGAAAGGGTTTATGGACCTGAATCTCTTTAAGTCAATTATTGATCAGTGTGCGAGTTTTCAACCAACTATCCATCTTTTTATGGGTGGGGAGTCATTACTTCACAAAGATATTTTGACAATGATAGAGTATGTGAAAAACAAAGGATTGAGTAGCGTACTTGCTACTAATGCGATTCTTCTTGATTCAAGTTTATCCTTGAAACTTATGAATTCTGGTATCGATTATTTAGTGTTTTCCTTTGATGGGTATGATGAAACCAGTTACAATAATATAAGGATTGGTGGAGATTTCTCAAAAACATTAGGAAACATTATTGGTTTCTTGCGGCTGAAAAAGGAAATGAGAAAGGAGAAACCTAAAATTACGCTATATAGTCTTGCCCTTGCTCCTGAAAAGATATTGAAAGAAGAAATGAGAGAATATAAAAAATTCCATGAGAACTTTAGCAACCTACCTGTTGATAATTTTATTGTTGGGGAAGCAGAGGCATGGGCTGGAAAGTTTTATGGGACAACAAAATTTAAGGTTAGAAAACCAGGACCTCATTTTATCCCTTGTCCCAGGCTATGGAAAGATATGGCTATCAGATGGGATGGGAAAGTAGTTCCATGTTGTGCAGATCTTAAAGGAGACTTGATTTTAGGAGAAGTAGATAAGACAAGGCTTGAAGAAATATGGAATGGAGAGCGATTAGTATCTTTGAGAGGATTAATGGTAGAGGGAAGGCATCAGGAGATTGCCCTGTGTAGGAATTGTAATGAACCTTATCCTTCATCAAACATGATGAAATGGGGTCTTCCATACGATTACATTCCCGGACCCATCTTAAAAATACTTCGGATATAA
- a CDS encoding flippase: MKANRNPSANKDNNYDTDEVETGVHTSLLPQNINWAVLKNIGVQVIARIIITVFRYLGNFLIFRFWGGERFGQYSLILIILSFGETILDFGLNEIFVREVHQHPYRKQSLLSALTYSKMLQIIIAYIVILGLLLLSGYSKEVVYAGLIGGLELVFLGGIFIYKGLFKALLKIQCDMIAELVSTVVFFGLLVEVCYFGGGLSVIFIAFVCSRMVYFLMVFIQGRRDYNLYIERWNTVDIRNGFIAALPIGLSMFMVSIYTSLDIFMLSRMDSWKSVGLYSAAYRFVLPLVLIPTALMTTLYPILSSYWGKRMDDLRKLYQQGMDCSILLAGATFCAVVAGAGFLMNLFGPEAVEATPALRILALAITIMHLSAIIGPMFIIIRQQWFSLAFGMGGIIINATFNILLIPRFSYIGAAVATCMREITLVILAFFVIQHFIDYHLKWWILVKVVISVTISLVVIQHIRLFNTVWGGLLAVLFYGIGLIATRAIQPGQIQTFIRSVQEKS; this comes from the coding sequence ATGAAAGCTAATAGAAATCCCTCAGCAAATAAAGATAATAACTATGACACTGATGAGGTAGAGACAGGCGTTCATACTAGTCTATTGCCCCAAAATATTAACTGGGCAGTGTTAAAAAATATCGGTGTGCAGGTAATCGCCCGGATAATTATAACCGTTTTTAGGTATCTCGGTAATTTTCTCATTTTCCGTTTTTGGGGAGGGGAACGATTTGGACAATATTCGCTCATTCTGATTATATTAAGTTTTGGTGAGACCATTTTAGATTTTGGACTAAATGAAATCTTTGTTCGGGAAGTTCACCAACACCCATATCGAAAACAATCACTATTATCGGCTTTGACATATTCCAAAATGCTCCAGATTATTATCGCCTATATAGTAATTCTTGGGCTCTTACTTCTATCGGGATATTCTAAGGAGGTGGTTTATGCCGGGCTCATAGGCGGACTGGAATTAGTATTTTTGGGAGGGATATTTATATATAAGGGATTATTTAAAGCGCTGCTTAAAATACAGTGTGATATGATAGCTGAATTGGTGAGTACAGTGGTGTTTTTTGGACTTTTGGTTGAAGTTTGTTATTTTGGCGGAGGACTCTCGGTCATATTTATTGCCTTTGTATGTTCACGAATGGTCTATTTTCTGATGGTATTTATCCAGGGACGTCGGGATTACAATTTATACATTGAGCGATGGAATACCGTTGATATTCGAAACGGGTTTATCGCCGCTTTGCCAATAGGACTATCTATGTTCATGGTCAGCATCTACACGAGCCTTGACATATTTATGCTTTCCAGGATGGATAGTTGGAAATCGGTTGGTCTCTATTCCGCCGCCTATCGGTTTGTGCTACCGTTGGTGCTCATCCCTACTGCTCTGATGACTACTTTATATCCTATATTGTCGTCTTACTGGGGTAAGCGTATGGACGACCTGAGGAAATTATATCAGCAGGGAATGGACTGTTCTATTCTGTTAGCTGGGGCAACATTTTGTGCAGTAGTAGCCGGGGCTGGCTTTCTTATGAATTTGTTTGGTCCAGAGGCAGTAGAAGCTACACCCGCTTTGAGGATATTGGCTCTGGCAATCACTATTATGCACCTCAGTGCTATAATAGGACCTATGTTCATTATTATACGACAACAATGGTTTTCGCTTGCCTTTGGTATGGGTGGGATAATCATCAATGCAACTTTTAATATTCTATTAATTCCGCGATTTAGTTACATAGGTGCCGCAGTCGCTACATGTATGAGAGAAATCACATTAGTAATTCTGGCATTCTTTGTCATACAGCACTTTATTGATTATCATTTAAAGTGGTGGATATTGGTTAAGGTAGTTATTTCAGTTACCATTAGCTTAGTTGTTATTCAACACATCAGATTATTTAATACTGTTTGGGGAGGATTGCTGGCGGTATTATTTTATGGAATAGGTCTGATAGCCACAAGGGCAATTCAGCCCGGACAAATTCAGACTTTTATTCGGAGTGTGCAGGAAAAATCATGA